A genome region from Halorussus pelagicus includes the following:
- a CDS encoding prenyltransferase, with protein sequence MAGRSPNATPGYLLTLSRPRFWLYLAGPVLVGVAYGAESASDLFAPVAVALFAYFLVPANVYLYGVNDIFDADIDAENPKKTGEGAPEARFRGGKAVAAVVAVCGLAGLALAGALLAGALGTNASAGAGAALWVVAFLVLGYAYSAPPFRLKTVPPLDSVSNGLYVLPGAAAFVALAGRQPPALAVAGGWLWAMAMHTFSAIPDIEPDRRAGIRTTATMLGERATLAYCGTVWLVAAGAFGLLDLRAGALLLLYPLLAAGVAETDVDVARAYWWFPAVNGLVGMVLTLGGLWGVVRG encoded by the coding sequence ATGGCCGGACGCTCACCGAACGCGACGCCGGGCTATCTCCTGACACTCTCGCGGCCCCGGTTCTGGCTCTATCTCGCCGGGCCGGTCCTCGTCGGGGTCGCTTACGGCGCGGAGAGCGCGAGCGACCTGTTCGCCCCCGTCGCTGTCGCGCTGTTCGCGTACTTCCTCGTGCCCGCGAACGTCTACCTCTACGGCGTCAACGACATCTTCGACGCGGACATCGACGCCGAGAATCCGAAGAAGACGGGTGAAGGCGCTCCCGAGGCCCGGTTCCGGGGCGGGAAAGCGGTCGCCGCCGTCGTCGCGGTCTGCGGTCTCGCGGGCCTCGCGCTGGCGGGTGCGCTCCTCGCGGGCGCGCTCGGTACGAACGCGTCCGCTGGCGCGGGCGCGGCGCTCTGGGTCGTCGCGTTCCTCGTTCTCGGCTACGCCTACAGCGCGCCGCCGTTCCGCCTCAAGACCGTCCCGCCGCTCGACTCGGTGTCGAACGGTCTCTACGTCCTGCCGGGCGCGGCGGCGTTCGTCGCCTTGGCGGGCCGCCAACCCCCGGCGCTCGCGGTCGCTGGCGGGTGGCTCTGGGCGATGGCGATGCACACCTTCTCGGCGATTCCCGACATCGAACCCGACCGCCGGGCCGGGATTCGGACGACGGCGACCATGCTAGGTGAGCGAGCGACCTTGGCGTACTGCGGGACGGTCTGGCTTGTCGCCGCGGGAGCGTTCGGCCTGCTGGACCTCCGGGCCGGGGCGCTCCTCCTGCTGTACCCCCTGCTCGCCGCGGGTGTCGCCGAGACCGACGTGGACGTAGCGCGGGCCTACTGGTGGTTCCCGGCGGTCAACGGACTGGTCGGGATGGTGCTGACCTTGGGCGGTCTCTGGGGGGTCGTGCGTGGATAA